In Leptolyngbya sp. NIES-2104, the genomic window TGCGATCGCTAAACCCCCTCGATAAAGGAGCACACCTTGGCGATCGTGATCATCGATCGTGAATGATCCGAATTGTCCTTGATATACGATCGGCTCTTGAGTTTGCATAGAACAATCGAAAAAGCGACTCTTCTATGCTACTCCTCAGCCTTCTAATCTTCGAGTGCTTGAATTGCCAGCAACAATTCTTCTCAAACATTTTCTAACGCAAACTTCGCACCACATAATCTGGTAGTGATTCCGCATCAGCCGAATCTTTGAAGGTGATTAACTTGAGATAATTCGTTTCATCTCCTTCACCTTTGCCATTCGCCCGCGAGAACCAGATCGCCGCTCCAAACTTGCGATTCTCCCCGCTCCGACGAGTGTAAACATGACCACACCAAACCACTTTAGTCACGCCATGTTCATCCTGACTAATCGGAGTTGCCCCAATCTTTGACCAGTCGAATTCCTTGTAGTTTTTTAAGGGGCGCTGCCAGTTCGGGGGATTGCTGCCTGCTAGCACTTTAAGGACAATCAGCAACTCTTTCAGGGTGTCATCGTTCATGGGAGTCAATTAGTAAGTTTGATCTATAGATATTATGCTACAAATCTTCGAGCAGTGATTCTAAATCGATCGTATGACACATTCAAAACGGTTGCTCGTGACAGGTGGCGCGGGATTTATTGGCACGAATTTTGTTCAGTACTGGTGTGGAAAGTACCCAGACGATCGCATTGTCGTTTTAGATGCGCTTACGTATGCGGGAATTCGAGGGAATTTAGCTTCATTAGAAAAACGAGAGAACTTTCGATTTGTGCATGGGAATATTTGCGATCGCGCTTTGGTCGATTCGCTGTTAGCAGCCGAGCAGATTGATACGATCGTGCATTTTGCAGCAGAATCACATGTCGATCGATCGATTTCTAGTCCTGCTGCTTTTGTGCAAACCAATGTCATCGGCACGTTTACCTTACTTGAAGCCTTTCGCCACCATGCAGAAACATGCTCTACAGCAAAATTTCTCCATGTTTCAACCGATGAAGTTTATGGTAGTTTAAGCGCGAACGAGCCAGCTTTTACAGAACAAACTCCATACGCCCCGAATAGTCCTTACTCTGCATCCAAAGCAAGTAGTGATCACTTTGTTCGCGCATTTTTCAAAACTTATGGTATTCCAGCTTTGATCACACATAGTTCTAATAACTATGGAGCTTATCAGTTTCCTGAAAAATTGATTCCGTTGATGTGTATCAATATGCTGACGGGGAAGCCTTTACCGATTTATGGTGATGGGTTAAATATTCGCGATTGGCTCTATGTTGAAGATCATTGTCGTGCTTTAGATGCTGTGATTCAACGCGGTCAAATCGGAGAAACTTACAACATTGGGGGCGGGAATGAAATTACGAATCTTGAGTTAGTCAACGTGCTATGTGAGTTGGTGAATGAACTTGCAGCGGCATTACCTGTGCGTCCTTGTCAGAAATTGATTACCTCTGTGCCGGATCGACCCGGACACGATCGACGATATGCGATCGACATCACCAAAATCAAAACCGAATTGAACTGGGAGCCGATCGAGCAAATCGAAACCGGATTACGAAAAACGGTTTTGTGGTATCTCACGCATCAAGATTGGTGGCGATCGCTGCGTTGTGATTGAGATCAAGATCTTCACAGTCGCAGAATCTATCTTTTGAGGGAAATCTAGGGGCAATACATAGCCCCGATTGCATCCTGATTTGAGGAAATCCTCATGAAGCAAGAATTTTACAGCCCCGATGACCGCGCCTCGATTCTTTCTGCTGCAAGTCAATCCCCCGATGCGCTGGCTGGTTTTTGGGAAGAACTCGAAGTCGAACTCGATGCGGAAAATCCTGAAGAACAGCAAATCGCAAAAAGTTCGACTTTAACGATCGAGCGCGATGCCCAAGTCACGATCGAACCGCCGCCCGGAATGCCCGATGCTAAACCCCGCTACGTTCAAGGGGTCGTGGTGGGCAAGCAAGTCTATTTAGTGACGAACTTGCTCAAGCAGGAATCGATTACGCTAAGACAGCCGCAAATGGTTTGGACGATCGGACGAAATCGATCGGCGGCTCTTCCCTTACAAGACCGTAAGCTGTCCCGTCGTCATGCGGTGATTCTTCATCAGCCAGATGGGTTTCACTTTATCGATCTCAACAGTATGAACGGGTCTTATATCAATGGCGTAAGAGTTCAACAACGCCAAAAACTTCAGGATGGAGATTGTATCTGTGTGGGTAGCACTCGCTTTTTCTTCTTTTTCAGCG contains:
- a CDS encoding single-stranded DNA-binding protein, translating into MNDDTLKELLIVLKVLAGSNPPNWQRPLKNYKEFDWSKIGATPISQDEHGVTKVVWCGHVYTRRSGENRKFGAAIWFSRANGKGEGDETNYLKLITFKDSADAESLPDYVVRSLR
- the rfbB gene encoding dTDP-glucose 4,6-dehydratase yields the protein MTHSKRLLVTGGAGFIGTNFVQYWCGKYPDDRIVVLDALTYAGIRGNLASLEKRENFRFVHGNICDRALVDSLLAAEQIDTIVHFAAESHVDRSISSPAAFVQTNVIGTFTLLEAFRHHAETCSTAKFLHVSTDEVYGSLSANEPAFTEQTPYAPNSPYSASKASSDHFVRAFFKTYGIPALITHSSNNYGAYQFPEKLIPLMCINMLTGKPLPIYGDGLNIRDWLYVEDHCRALDAVIQRGQIGETYNIGGGNEITNLELVNVLCELVNELAAALPVRPCQKLITSVPDRPGHDRRYAIDITKIKTELNWEPIEQIETGLRKTVLWYLTHQDWWRSLRCD
- a CDS encoding FHA domain-containing protein, producing the protein MKQEFYSPDDRASILSAASQSPDALAGFWEELEVELDAENPEEQQIAKSSTLTIERDAQVTIEPPPGMPDAKPRYVQGVVVGKQVYLVTNLLKQESITLRQPQMVWTIGRNRSAALPLQDRKLSRRHAVILHQPDGFHFIDLNSMNGSYINGVRVQQRQKLQDGDCICVGSTRFFFFFSAQERVTEALHPEVLARLNNAETRNGEFIDFSELNEEISFNLNKVD